From a single Macrobrachium rosenbergii isolate ZJJX-2024 chromosome 7, ASM4041242v1, whole genome shotgun sequence genomic region:
- the LOC136840334 gene encoding piggyBac transposable element-derived protein 4-like isoform X1, protein MFIPNKPAKYGIKLVMACDAETHYMCNSIPYCGKTTGADRVISLGEFFTTELVKPFRTSGRVVTTDNWFTSLPLAKSLQKYGMHLVGTIRPKPYMPLELLTFPMELGQSVAVYNYEDKATLMCQRVKSTKRMQILSTVHHQPTLVERQKTHIHMYHNATKGGVDTFDQLCAAMTCSRKTRRWPLCVFFGLLNIVVNNAFIIYRHRPENAKVSRRKFAVDLALELCRPWAFNRLQQKRYLPRDVSSLICSVFEVEDITVATNEGLGRSEKRQRCHLCPSSSNARSKILCSNCRKTTCAHHLKYTCEKCSNSCKDTARVGETNPPAKYIKVERTNCQDDGREKAVQDGRELGGEGPQSKEAAEWGELKTEIDIKEEALDDFVDEEENMTLKIKKDEEMTSVEELRPFRV, encoded by the exons ATGTTTATTCCAAACAAACCAGCAAa gTATGGTATCAAATTGGTCATGGCTTGCGATGCAGAAACCCATTATATGTGCAATTCAATCCCCTACTGTGGCAAGACCACTGGTGCTGACAGGGTCATATCGCTGGGGGAGTTTTTTACGACAGAGTTGGTCAAGCCCTTCAGGACGTCGGGGCGTGTTGTTACCACCGACAACTGGTTTACATCCCTGCCCTTAGCCAAGAGCCTGCAGAAATATGGGATGCACTTGGTAGGCACTATTCGTCCTAAACCCTACATGCCTctggaattgctaacatttccaaTGGAGTTGGGACAGTCGGTTGCTGTCTACAACTATGAAGACAAAGCAACCCTGATGTGCCAACGTGTGAAGTCAACCAAGAGGATGCAGATTTTATCCACAGTCCACCATCAACCCACACTTGTGGAACGTCAGAAGACGCACATCCACATGTACCATAATGCAACCAAGGGAGGGGTCGACACTTTCGACCAGCTGTGTGCTGCCATGACCTGCAGCAGGAAGACCCGTAGGTGGCCCTTGTGTGTCTTCTTTGGCCTACTCAACATCGTGGTCAATAACGCCTTCATAATATATCGGCACCGACCAGAAAATGCCAAAGTTTCCCGAAGAAAATTTGCTGTGGATTTGGCGCTTGAACTTTGTCGTCCCTGGGCATTCAACCGCCTGCAGCAGAAGAGATATCTTCCAAGGGATGTCTCATCCctgatttgttctgtgtttgaggTGGAAGACATCACCGTTGCCACAAATGAAGGCCTGGGACGCTCTGAAAAGCGGCAGAGATGCCATCTTTGCCCTTCCTCCTCTAATGCGAGATCAAAAATATTGTGTAGCAACTGCAGGAAGACAACCTGTGCCCACCACCTGAAGTACACCTGTGAAAAGTGCTCCAATTCCTG cAAAGACACCGCAAGGGTTGGAGAAACAAACCCCCCGGCTAAATACATCAAAGTGGAAAGAACTAACTGCCAAGACGATGGGCGTGAAAAGGCTGTCCAAGATGGACGTGAGCTGGGTGGGGAAGGTCCTCAGTCAAAAGAAGCAGCAGAATGGGGTGagctgaaaacagaaatagatatTAAGGAGGAGGCCCTGGATGATTTTGTAGATGAAGAAGAGAACATGACTTTGAAGATCAAAAAGGATGAAGAGATGACTTCTGTGGAGGAACTTCGGCCATTCAGAGTTTAG